The window GGTCCACAGTCACCAGAATAGATTCAGATGCAAATACTCTGGAATCCTCTGGTTCATTGACAGCAGCGTAATGCCCAAGTCCACCAGGTCTCCGTGGATGCCCTCTGACAACCTAACTCTGCAATCACTGCCCAAGCAGAATGGTTATACAGACAGCTCTGCAATTCCAGCTCCAGACTCAACAGCGCATGCACTGCACGCTCTTTTGCTTCGCCACCTGAAGCCACAGGGCTGTTCTCCATTGGCAAATTCACACAAGTACTGCTATTGGCCAAAGTGCTAGAACAATCTCCAGAGGGGACCTGGCAGTGACCTGCGCTTTCTCAGGGCATGGACTTCTAAATCCAAACACTTCCTAAAAACGTGCGACAAGGTGAGGAAAAGACCCCGGCTTGCAAATACTTACATGAAAAGACAGCATCTGAGTGTTAATGCATTTCAATCTACTATTCAGTTGTAATGTGGCCAGAAAGTACAATTGctccttgggggtgggtgggttatcaGCTTTTCTGAAATACAAGATGCATGAACAGTGACTAACCCTCTCTGCTTTGCTAGCTTTGACTATACCTCAAACGTGGACCTCTTCAAATTGTCTGAATAGGGCGGAAAGCGACTGTTGCTGGTTAAGCACCGAAAGGGGGACGATGGTATAGAACCCAGATGGACCAATCCAGGAGCAACTTAATGCAGGGCAAGAAATCTTTCAAGCTCTCTGAGCTATAGCAGGACCACAGCCATTGGCTCACAACAGGGGCGATGTCAGGCTGCGGGGGGCCCATCTGAAAGACACCACTTCTGCCTCCCGGCCAGGTCACAGCTTAACAGGCTGACCCAAATCAGACTGACCTGTGCAGTTGTGGTGATGATGCTCTATAACTCTTCCACATCCGATTCACCTAACTACGCTCCAGGGACACTGGTGCGGATCTTAAGACAACAGGCAAGTGTCCGAAGCAGTCCCACCGTGCCCCAAATGCAGGGAGAAGCCATTCATTGACATGAAGCTATAGAGCCGACAGAGACATCGAACACGGGTGGTTACACCGTGGGAACAGAATCCCCAGTGAGTGGGCAGCCCTTCGGGgtggaggagcagctgccttgcCTGATGTGGACTCGGGCCCTGCCTGGGGCAGAGCCAGCAGCTGGAAGGCCTCCTGCTTGGTACAGACAGCAGATCTGGAGGCTGGACGGTGCCCGCGTGGCACCCTCTGCTTGGAGCTGCCCTACCGGACCTCCTGGGGGCACAGCACACATCCAGCAACATTTCCAACAAGGGGGCAGTTCCCCTTTGTCACGAAGGGCAGGCAGCGGGTCCCGAGTTACTCAGCAGTTCACACACTGACAAGAGGCAGACAAACGAGAGGAGATCTCCACGGACAGATGTACAGAGAGCGGGGGAGTTGTTGCAAGGGGGTATTTCAAGAAGGCATGGAGACATCCCAGCCAGATGCCAGGCAGCAAAGACCGGACACCAGACACGAGAAAGGGAGATCAGACTTTTGCCCAGAGAACGCCACGCTCAGCAGTGAAAGGCCATTGGAACAGCTTCCCAAGCCCTTTTGGCTTTACTGCTCTACAGCAGGGGCCCCACAGAATCATGAcccagggcgggggtggggtgtgtgtgtgccacgaGGATCAGGGTCAGCTCTCCAAACTCCACAGAATGAGCTCGGCCAACTTGGCCCAGCTCTGGGCTTGCAGATGTTATGCCTTTCCCACCCAAGAGACTGAAACTGTCAGCCTGAAGCTTCCGCCCAACACAAAAGCAAGCACCTTTCCATGGTGCTGGCTTTGCTAGCTTTTTCCATGGGACCATCCATGGGGCCATTCTGAAAGCTTCTACCACTACGCCCTACTGCACATCCACAAGTGGCTCAAACATACAGGATCCTCTCGGCATGAGTTCGTGAGCAGATTCTGTCATTTGGGGTTTCTTTTTTTGGCGCCAAACAGGAAAAACAGGGAGACAAAAACCCCAATAGCATCACAGTGGGAACCTGCGATTTGCACAGCCCCGCCTTCTTTTATTCTTAAGAACTAGCAACATGGGAATTGGAGCACTTGCAAGGTGCCCACTTCTGCTCTGAGATATCAGGAAACCAAGTCTCACTTCTTGACTCCCCAACCTGCAGCCATCCCTCTCTCGGTGCCCTTATTACACGCCTGCGTAATTGCTTTCTGCATTGCCTTGAGGGCCTGGCAGGTCCTAACCTGGAGCCAGATTGCAGGGAAGCAGCGCATCACCTTGCCGCCATAAAaggacctgggggtgggggtggggaggtggcaaaacggacaggcaggcagggaggcttgCCCAGGGGTCcgtctctcttccccaccagccAGGTTAGCCAAGGTAATGCTATTGGCCACGGTTTAAAAGAATGCATTTGCTTTAAAATGAAAAAGAGCCCATGTTCCCCTCTTCTCCAAATAACCACCAGGAAAGAAGTGataaaaggggaagggaagaggcagggaaggtggCCATCGCCAGAGAAGATTACCATTTGCCCCACTCCCCCAGGCAGTAGCCCTTTTTGCGAGAGAAGATGCCCCTCCAGACGGCCACTGCGACAAACCCAACCTCTCGGAGCTGGCTTCCTGGTGCTCTGCAGGGCTCGAAGGTGGGATTTGCCAAGGAAGCATTTgcaacatcccccccaccccttcctggggCAGGTCCTCAGTCCTCTTCATCCTCACTGATGTCATAGGTAACTGTCGACTTGTTCCTGGAGAGATTGGCTGGGGACGAGGGGGGCGTCCTGGCGGTGAAGGGCCAGCGGAAGGACGGCGAAGGAGAGCGGTCGTGCGTCGGGCTGCTGCTCGGACTCTGCTTGGGGCTGATGGCTTGCATCATGCGGCCCTTGCCCTCTTTCAGCATGTGCttctggagaggaggggggaaaagatGGCAGCTTCTTACTAATATTACTGATATATTGCTTTGCAATGAAAATGTTCTCAGAGCGATTTGCATAGAAAAGAACAAGAAGGTGGTGGTTAGAATCCTGTATGGAATCCTTTTATAATGGATGCAGGAAGGAACATGCATAgaagtttttatggttttaattgattcTCATATTCTAATATGATTTTATGGAAtatattgtattaacttttgtaaactgccttgggataattttatgaaaggcgggatataaatctaacaataaatacataaataaataaaaaatcaaagCAAATCCTCAGTGTAAACCCAATTCCAAGGCAGcttactgcaggggttctcaaccttcggtccccagataacactggactacaactcccatcatccccagccacagtggccttgggCTCatctgcagctgaggatgatgggagtcctcatccaacagcatctggggacccaaggtagagaaccctgccttccttcctggatTCAGTTCCAATGAATAATCACTGGCTCTTCAGCCCACTGTAAAGTGGTTAGAGCTTTGGGATTGGAAGCAGAAAATGAAGGTGCAAGTCAAAGTTtagagacttgcgtttggggtggtatataaatgttttcaataaaataaataaatgttaagctATGAAGTTCACTGGTTGAGCCTTGAGGACAAGTCACTTTCTCACAGATTAGCCTACCTTGCGGGACTGTTGTACATCAGCATATGAATCCGTCGACCatctactagggagagggccttttcggtggttgcaccctgtttacgGAATaccctccccagtgaagtttgcctggcttcatcactttgttcttttagacaccaactaaggacctttttgttcactcgggcCTTTTAAATGTTGatctgttttaactgatttttcaAAATGTCTTTTACAtggttttgtattttctccccgcccccaccgccgatTTTttggtttaatgtgttgtgtgttttatctcatgtttcagtgttgtgttgtaagctgcccagagaacaatttgttatggggcagctaacaaaaataAAAGTTTACTATTATTTTATGATGATGATCTactctaagcagcagcagcactccggCCAAGCAATCTCTTCCTTGCACTTGCAGCCCGGGATTCTTTTCAACTTGAGATGTCAAGGAGTGAACTGGGgacccttctacatgcaaagcattatTATTACCTCCAATTTCTACCCTGTCCTTCCTCTAAGAAACCCTGGAGCTACCCTGTTTCATCCTGACAGCCCTTCCCAGAATCTCGGGAGGatcctgctggaccaggcctaaggcctatctaggccagcatcctgtttcccacagtggccaaagagACGCCTCACGGAAGCCCTCAAGGAGGAGAGAGGAACGCATtgcaccccccccgccacccccggcagctgcttccttgcaattGGTCTCTTGCCTGTGAACCCAGAGGCAGCATCAAGCGCTCAAGACTGGAAGCCACTCCTAGACTAgatctctatgaatttgtctaatctcctttaAAAAGGCATCAAAGCCAGTGGCCTTCaccatcttggggcagcaaaTTAATAGATTAGATTATGAAGCAAAGAAGAGGAACTTCCTTTGGTCCATCCTGGATCTCCTGCAAATCTCCCAGCTAGAACTGTGCCCTACGTGCCACAAAGGGCCACACCACAGCTTTCTATCAGGGTGCtattatattagcagttctattttcaatccctttcccaaAGGGGAATATTGAAGTCtatcacagggtttcttaaccttgggcccccagatgggctacaactctcatcatccccagccatgtccattgtggctggggatgatgggagttgtagtccatcaacatctgagggcccaaggttaagaaaccctggtctatcaTATTGAAGGACCTGCAGAATCTTGGGAAAGTGTGAATGGGTTTGAAACAGAGTGcaacacaagtgtgtgtgtgggggggcggggggagcagagtGGAGGATGGAGGAGTAAAGTTAGGTTCAGTAAGAATAAGCGGGGAGAACCAGTGCCCCCAAAGCCCTAAGGCAGAGAGAGGCTGGGGGTCTCCAGCCGTCTCATTACCAGAGCTCCTTCGGGTCCGAACATCTCCAGGAAGTTGCCGATGAATTCGCGGGACTTCTCTTCCCATTTCTGAATGAGATCAATACTCTTCTCCTCCACTTTCTGGACAAACTCCTTGGACTTCTCTTCCACATCTTTCACCCTCTTCTTCACTTTGTCAACGCGCTCTTGCAAATGGTACTTCTTCTCCTGAAAAAGTCAGGCGAGTTAGGATGCTGGCATTTTGCATGACATGCACTTAACCATATGGCAGCCCCAAATTCTAGGCACTCGGGTCTGTCCTCCCTGTTAAGATTTGTAACAAACTGCTGGATTAAATACATTAATTTGGAGAACAAGGTCTGAATATTACAATGCTGGCGATATTGCGGGAAATTTGGGGTGGTGGGAAGCAAGAAGAGAGCAACATATGGAAGGCATAGAGATGTTCCTGACCTGGGGAAGCCTTTTCTTGTGGATCCTGATACTTAAGTGATGTCGACCCCTACTTCCAAAGATCTTCTCCTCAGCTACAAAATGGTCGTGTGTGTGCTCCATAGCACACCCACCCACTGCTTTTATCTGGAATAAAATTCTGTAACCCCCCAAACCCAGCTACAATCAAGCTTCCAGGCCTTATATCTGGCCTTCTCAGCCCCTCTCCCCCAGGGGACATGCCTTTTGGCCTCAATGAACTGGTTTCCCAGGCCTCAGAGCAGGCTGAAGACATCCCTTCTCCTCTTGTTCTCAGGCTTGCTCTGGAAGCAGCTGTGCAAATCCTTCCTCTCTGGCCTTCCACTCCTTCTGCCTCTTACCAattcagaccattagtccagctAGGACCGCACAATATCCTCGGACTGGCCATCCAGGTCCGCAGGCAAAGCTTCTTTCCCATCACCTACTACTTGATCTTATTTACTAGGGAGATGCTGAGAAGAACTCGGgggccttcagcatgcaaagtacGTGCCCTCCCTTGGATCTACAGTCCCTCCACAGACACGTCCCACAGCAAGATGCACCCAAACTCTGCTCTACTGGTAGGTGCTCAGTAACAAAGGCCACTATCCCGAAGGAAGCTAAAGCTCCTGTTCCTGCCTGGAGGAGCAGCTCACCCAAATCACACACCCCCACCTTCTTTCCTCCCTTTCACCAGCTTGGTCCCTGTTCTGCCTTGGTGCAGTGGGAGTCTCCTCCAACGCTGAGAAAATGAAATGGGAAACAGCACCCGGGAAACTCCCAGGCCAGAGGAGATGAAGCAGGAATTCTAGTGGTCAGGTAGAGCTATTTACCTTTCCTAATGGCTAGCTGAGGCAGATTACAGGACGGACAATTAGCAGAGGCATGCCAAGGACATCTGTCTGCACTATTCAAGCCATGGAAGTAGGGAGCAGAATACAGGTTTCTTTATACAGAGTATCCATAGCAAAGTATGTAAATAAACTCAGTTATAAATCTAGTCCTCATAACTGCTGAGGGGGGAGGTGTCCTCatccagaaaccaccaccacacactcacTGTACCCttccaaaccagcaacttctctcGCAATCACTTGGCCTGCAGAATTCCCCACGCAATGGGAGAGGCGGCCATTGTCTGGCTCCGTGAGACTCACATTGATGAAGCTGACATTCAGCTCTTTGGCCGTATAACCTCTCTGCAGGTTCCGCCGTGCATAGACGTCATAGTCGCGGACAATACGGGTGATGATATCCGATGTGGAGATCCCTTCGGTCCTCTGCGTGGGTGCAAACATTCCTGCAGTAGCCCAAGAGAAAAAGGTGGGGCAGATGTTAGCCTGTAGCCCCACCTACCCACAAAGACTCAAAGTGGACAACTGTGTGATACTGTATGTAGAGACACTGTTCCCTTCCTGGAAGCTTGTGGTAAACATTACACCAAAAAccaagagaggaagagaaaggaggaagaaacagGCACCACGATCTAACTCACAGATTCCCCTTCCTTCTGGATAATCTGCTGCTCTCCGGCAGGTCCAACCTGCCTCAAtttgagagcagtgttccctgaaagagggattcccagatgttgctgactacaactcccacaattccctgctgcaatagtctttggccactgcagctgaggatgatgggagttgtagtcaacaacatctgggaatccctgttacagggaacaatgcCTGAGAGAGACAGTTTTGGAAACTCCATCTTCCTCAGCTGTGCTCGCTGGGCACCTCTGAAGCAAATCATCATCTCTGCCTTCAAAAGGTTGTGGTGTAAATGCCAGATAATGATTCgtgcactttaaaaagatgccaaaaagcaaaagcaaactaGATCagggtgggcaaacatggccctccagctgctgttgaactattatggatttattatggctggggatgatgggaattgtagttcaagaacagctgacTGTCCCTGAACTAGATGCATAGCGAGagtctccagctgttcttggactacaactcccatcatcctcaactgattgtgtctggggatgatgggagttgtagtccagcaagagctggagagtCTCAGATTGGTCACCTCTGCTGTAGGGGAAACAGAAAAATTAAACAGTTATGCCTAGTGCGGGTCAAATGAAaccaggcccaaggccagcgaaATGCTACCAGAGAGGATAGGATTTGCCTTTTCCGCCACAGGCACAGACTCACCTGCTTCTTTGATGTGCTTATAGACGTCATCACTCCCGGCAGAGGAATACGGGATGTCGTCGTGGGCAACAAAGTCGATCTGCAAGTGAGCCAACAAGAGCCATCAGCAGAACAGCAAGCAAGCGATGGTTGGGGATGCTAAGCAGCAGAGATGGAATACAGCTGTGAGACTGCAGCGACAGAGGCTTCAGCCTAAGTTGTCACCATGAGCCAGAAAGAAGAGATCGAGTGGCACACCAGGACCTGACCTGGGTCTGCCGTGTGGCTGCCCGGGACCACCCACTGGCCAAGCGCCAGTATTGAAGGCAGAGGGAGAGCCCAACTAGCTTCACACAGTGATTTTTGGAACCCCACAAGCCTCCCTGCAGTCAGGCCAGGTCTCTGGAggggagctggacttgtggtagcaagcaggaatggtctcctttgctaagcagggtccatcctggtatgcatgtgaatgggagacgacatgtgtgagcactgtaaggtattccccggAGGAgactctctgggaagagcgcctgcatgcagaaggttccaagtttcctctctggcagctccagacggggctgagagagactcttgcctgaagcctgggagaagccgctgctgatttgtgttgacaatactgagctagctggaccaatggtctgactcagtatatggcagcttcctatgtaggtcAAGTTGAAGAGTGTTAAGATTAGGAAGGAGCCCAGCATCCCACGTGGCCCTTCAGGGCGCCTGCTTACCCGGTGCTCGTCCAAGAACTCCGGCGTGAGCGTCCACGGCGCATTCCTCACCACCTCATCCACATAGCGGCAGTGCTGCACGGCGTCGTAGCGCTCAGTCTCGTTCATCACCGTGAAGCCCTTGAAGTTGTGCGTCAGCTCATCGCTGCAGACTGCCGACGGGGAGGTGACAGGTCAAGACTCCGGAGGACAACCTCTCCGCTCCGGCTCTTTGGCCCCAGGACCGCGGCAGGCCCAAGGACGACGCCCTCGAGCCTTGCTGCCATTTGGCCCTTCTCTGGCCAGGCAGCCGAGGCCTGTGCCTCAGAGGAGCCGAATCTGCATCAAGGGCACCTTTGGGCCAGGGCCATGCGGAGGTGGTTGCTCGCAGCGCAGCTGTCTACGCACAGTACCGGTCGCTTCTGGGATGTGTGTGGAAGTTGGGGGTAACCGCAGCGAACGGAGTTGTTAACTTACCTCCTACGATGAGATAGGTGTTCGGGAAGAGGTTTTTCGCCTGCATCAAGGCCCTGGCGTGTCCAGAGTGGAAAAGGTCAAAAATCCCATCCGCATACACTCTGACTGGTCTGTCCACTGAGAAGCGAAACAAGAAAAGCCAAACCGAGCCTGTGAGGAGGCTGCTTTCCAGACTCTGGGAAGGCCTGTCCAAGACCATCCGatgcatcataagaacataagaacagccctgctggatcaggcccaaggaggcccatctagtccagcatcctgtttcgcacagtggcccaccagatgccactggaagccacagacaggagttgagggcgtgccctctctcctgctgttgctcccctgcaactggttctcagagccatcctgccttttgagactggtggtggcccacagccctccgactagtagccattgatggaccatcACACACAGCATCCATCACACACAGCCCCAGCCTTGTCTTCTCTACTGCGGAGGCTTGAGGGAGAGTGGCTCATAATCAACCCATAAGGTTCCTGTTTACAGACCTTActggagcagggcagggcaggacaggaccaaacaaaaacagcaacagGGTCAGTCTGACTTTGCTTGCAGGCAAATCCAACCAACCGCCCCACCCAAGTACACCATGAGCACTAGAACCTTGCCACAAGTGACAACATATAATGATCACAGCATGTTGGTGTGGAAGTGCCTTCCACGGCCTCTTTTGTACTTTTGCATGCAATAGGGGAGGCCACGTTCTGAGTTTCCTGGACGGATCACGTTTCCATGGCTTTCCAAGTGGGGATGCAGCTGTGACATGAGGTCTCCCCACATGTTCCTACAAAGGCACATTTCCCACCTAGGGAAATGGTAATATATGAAGCCATTCCAAGGTAAAGCAGACCAGGCGAGACATGCGTTACAGGCTTACCTCATCCGTGGACTCATCatccacagtttcatgtatctgtgatcaggtaatggacacccaacctcggtgtgtgtgtgtgggggggggggaggacactaGCCCAGAAGGGGTTAATTCTGCATATCCGTGAGTTGCGGGTGGCTGGAAaagacctcagaggtcatttccagccaccattttgttgaggggcaccattttatggctcatttgttaaaaaaaaccacgCACGCAACACAATTTTCTGCCAAAGTTTGGGGTCTTTtggacttgcgggggggggattcCTGAATTGCTGAAGACCCACAGAGCACGGTAGGGCGGGGTCAGTGCTGGGACGGGGCTATTTAGCCCCAAAGTCAGCGGTTTGTTGAATCACTGACTAGGAACTCCTCTCTCACCTCCCCAGTCAGAGAGACCAGGAGCTGCTGACCTTGGGAAtgtcacaatttatttatttgtttgtttgatttgaatAGGGAGGACTAGCCCCGTCTTGGcactgaccatgccccctgcttctgatgtagatgcagggggcgtggccactgGGCATCCTCCCCGGCCAGCATTTCAGCTGCCCCACCCGCCTTGTTAAGAGTGAGGCGGGGAAAAAGCCCCAAGCAGGCCAATGTTTCAATGGCTGGGAAGCACTGTTCCCTcgaaggcgtgcgcatgtgcatgcgctcacaagtttttggacatccgctcagttcattttagatcccactcaggttgaatcaggaaggccccactctgaatgcaggtgtgcacatactgccttgatactgccgcccagaacaaaactcattccgcacagagatgaagaGAATTAGAGGAAGCACTGCTGGGAAGGAGAGGGCTGCCTTGCACTCTTAGCTGGCTGCGGGAGGATCTGGAGCAAAGGGGTGCCCTTGGTGAGGGGGCTTCGTGGCCCCCCAGATCCTGGTGGCCGAGGGACACTCATCCCCCCCCCGCGGCATTGCCCCCACGCCCCTGCCTAGAGACCTTTCTGGGCCAAGCTTGCTTGCTGGCGATTAAGAGCTGCCTGAGCTCCCTCTGCTCTGCCTCTGCACAGGAGCTGCTGCACCCAGGCACTCCCGTGAGGAGCATCACCTGCCATGAATGGCACAAAGCAGCTGTTATCTGGAAGACCGAAACACCACTGGGCCTCACCTCCCGTGACTTCACCGCGCGCAAGTAACAGAGAGGAGATTAAGGGGATTTAGTATTTTCATTGGGGAAGCAGAGCTGGGGGGAGCCGAGGTGAGGCTCTGCACTTTGCACCCAGTCAGCAGAAGGAGCTCCTGACAAATCCTCCCTTGAATTTCTGCACTCTGACTAGGGATAAGAAGGGCAGGTCTTTGCTGACGTGGAAACATGCCACACTTTCCTTTCACAGTTCTGAGGAAACTAGGGCAGGGTCTTTAAAGACTGGTCCAGTCTGGGGAGAGACAGCGGAcattaagaacacacacacacacacacacacacacacacacacacacacacacactcactctacaGGAGGCCTTTGATTATTGCAGGGGTTAAGTTCTCTGCTACCACTGCAAATGCCAAAACTACAATAACTGAAACCTCGTGCTTATGGGGATGCTGGGGATTGCTTCCTTGAAAAAGTGATTaaaaaactggtgtgtgtgtgggggggaggggggcagaaatgAGCAGCACAGACTGTACCTTGGCCACTCCAGCTCCTCCAATAATGGCCCCAACCAGCCCGTCCCCCGC of the Hemicordylus capensis ecotype Gifberg chromosome 3, rHemCap1.1.pri, whole genome shotgun sequence genome contains:
- the PCYT1A gene encoding choline-phosphate cytidylyltransferase A isoform X2, which produces MISSCSRAWGGAGLGGLLDFLCFWFGVVSLLWTRWIFPAELPDAIRGMEPPGSARLNSRKRRKEGAGPNGAAEADGIPPKMPRNCLGLREPAPFSDELEVDYSKPYFRVTYEEALRGTPLDRPVRVYADGIFDLFHSGHARALMQAKNLFPNTYLIVGVCSDELTHNFKGFTVMNETERYDAVQHCRYVDEVVRNAPWTLTPEFLDEHRIDFVAHDDIPYSSAGSDDVYKHIKEAGMFAPTQRTEGISTSDIITRIVRDYDVYARRNLQRGYTAKELNVSFINEKKYHLQERVDKVKKRVKDVEEKSKEFVQKVEEKSIDLIQKWEEKSREFIGNFLEMFGPEGALKHMLKEGKGRMMQAISPKQSPSSSPTHDRSPSPSFRWPFTARTPPSSPANLSRNKSTVTYDISEDEED
- the PCYT1A gene encoding choline-phosphate cytidylyltransferase A isoform X3, with translation MEPPGSARLNSRKRRKEGAGPNGAAEADGIPPKMPRNCLGLREPAPFSDELEVDYSKPYFRVTYEEALRGTPLDRPVRVYADGIFDLFHSGHARALMQAKNLFPNTYLIVGVCSDELTHNFKGFTVMNETERYDAVQHCRYVDEVVRNAPWTLTPEFLDEHRIDFVAHDDIPYSSAGSDDVYKHIKEAGMFAPTQRTEGISTSDIITRIVRDYDVYARRNLQRGYTAKELNVSFINEKKYHLQERVDKVKKRVKDVEEKSKEFVQKVEEKSIDLIQKWEEKSREFIGNFLEMFGPEGALKHMLKEGKGRMMQAISPKQSPSSSPTHDRSPSPSFRWPFTARTPPSSPANLSRNKSTVTYDISEDEED
- the PCYT1A gene encoding choline-phosphate cytidylyltransferase A isoform X1, whose translation is MADKPRKHSRKSKRCLSCEAPFSEAAEGDLCPSCSLPPVGQLNVTEQGTELQWRDTRAPSPAASYGSGDDPQDQEQEEEKEEKTALRLAEWIFPAELPDAIRGMEPPGSARLNSRKRRKEGAGPNGAAEADGIPPKMPRNCLGLREPAPFSDELEVDYSKPYFRVTYEEALRGTPLDRPVRVYADGIFDLFHSGHARALMQAKNLFPNTYLIVGVCSDELTHNFKGFTVMNETERYDAVQHCRYVDEVVRNAPWTLTPEFLDEHRIDFVAHDDIPYSSAGSDDVYKHIKEAGMFAPTQRTEGISTSDIITRIVRDYDVYARRNLQRGYTAKELNVSFINEKKYHLQERVDKVKKRVKDVEEKSKEFVQKVEEKSIDLIQKWEEKSREFIGNFLEMFGPEGALKHMLKEGKGRMMQAISPKQSPSSSPTHDRSPSPSFRWPFTARTPPSSPANLSRNKSTVTYDISEDEED